The Scophthalmus maximus strain ysfricsl-2021 chromosome 7, ASM2237912v1, whole genome shotgun sequence genome includes a window with the following:
- the nfat5a gene encoding nuclear factor of activated T-cells 5a isoform X2 — MPSDFESLLSSDLDLNSPKSLYSKDATSCNSTPSASSSLGMGVPSSGPSTSSSDHLKAHHLQSTGGEGAGVSEMQGMEGAVSGPSRGNSGANTAAGDIGSGVLSGLGVQQPQNTPSKRRPVLSISPPPEDLFDDSQMSCQEEPTVSGPPGPDSEHSSSMWADDSVSNFSLISSISYNDNTEVPRKSRKRTPRQRPGPKPAPPEDSMDVFDADSAKAPHFVLSQLGTDKTSAIASTLESGTAVKGGSLSTQFPQRSDGKDLKILVQPETQHRARYLTEGSRGSVKDRTQQGFPTVKLEGVNEPVVLQVFVANDAGRVKPHGFYQACRVTGRNTTACKEVDIEGTTVIEIPLEPSNDMALAVDCVGILKLRNADVEARIGVAGSKKKSTRARLAFRVNIPQPDGSTLTLQVPSSPILCTQPAGVPEILKKSLHSCSVRGGEEVFIIGKNFLKGTKVIFQENIADENSWQAEAKIDMDLFHQNHLIVTVPPFHNQSITSPMSVGVFVMTNAGRSHDAQPFTYTPDSADNSNVLTVKTEDPSLVKTCIFDGQMKSMSSERTERSGQTSKRQEDTPMEVSSNPPPTDVFKPSPDPLVSVQQTLELSSSPHPGGESFQSPMPLQPEDVELAQAPPVFPSLETLSTIQKQDIAPTTSFPVSGDTTIPPVTPDVPQQFLRDPQDNLPPDNSNNSGGVVVVAMPQLSTPSQPQPQQSQVPLFPQEGVAQLERAVRELQAGGNTTLQQVFEAAVAHQQLNSVLYSPTPSADSLQQHVQENMNSLRLGTADNSLSTQQQIQIQQQQQMQQQQQQQQQQMQQQQQQMQQQQQQQMQQQQQQQQQQQIQQQFQQHQQLQQQQLLGNLQHQQQHQHLQQQQQVLGNMQIQQQLILQPQDQQQLQQQQLMENIQQQQQLQQNQQQQVLNNIQLQDQQQQNQILNNLQQHQLQQQQQQQQNQALSNLQQQQQQLQEQQVLENLQQHLQAELLQPQIHSTPQVQQPVSLLQQPGELLTIQTSFATQPPSHTSPPQQLFQSPRPLAETQGSQQQVQAALLQNTLTVLTTGSLNSEQQSTGSALYLSPNPPQQQQQQQLAFISSMETSTSQPQSVAMFHNQPQAQLSQMQQQSTPMEQQQSAQQNQQQPPQLPMGQQGSLFQSIPNHSQANPVPQNQLSQPQQTGLLLCTTDLNPQAIPPTILFSTQTQGPSPIGSISVGIPQPDPAEPMSFQDQSSSGSNSTSNENRQQSLFQEQQPMQLGPSSSSVQSSQPVELFLPQTSLSSLQSTIVSQELSNQAPAPGTTIFVVQGSVGVVASPGQQPPEQLFQTTVGGNVAPQGQANLFVFGIQNDSPQLLNSSGASLPAQSQPQNSSHMQPLLDQPMVQAAASMPAAMHGSLQNTLQAQMQSSSENAMQTSLQNAMQTNTQTALQSSLQSTIETSLPTPMQTNLQTQMQSSLQNQMQASLSVSSSMDKIEDLLESLQK; from the exons ATGCCACCTCTTGCAACTCCACCccttctgcctcttcctccctggGCATGGGAGTCCCATCCAGTGGcccctctacctcctcctcagACCATCTCAAGGCCCATCATCTCCAGTCCACTGGAGGGGAAGGAGCTGGTGTTTCAGAGATGCAAGGTATGGAGGGAGCTGTATCTGGCCCCAGCAGAGGCAATAGCGGAGCAAACACCGCCGCAGGAGACATAGGGTCAGGAGTGTTGTCAGGGCTAGGAGTCCAGCAGCCTCAGAACACCCCATCAAAACGGAGGCCCGTGTTGAGCATATCCCCACCACCTGAGGATCTGTTTGACGACAGCCAGATGTCATGTCAAGAGGAGCCTACAGTATCTGGTCCACCAGGTCCAGACTCAGAACATAGCAGCAGCATGTGGGCTGATGACTCAGTCTCCAACTTCAGCTTGATCAGCTCCATCTCCTACAACGACAACACAGAGGTGCCACGCAAATCTAGAAAACGAACCCCTCGCCAGCGGCCTGGCCCAAAGCCTGCTCCTCCAGAGGACAGCATGGATGTGTTTGATGCTGACAGCGCCAAGGCCCCTCACTTTGTCCTATCCCAGCTGGGCACAGACAAGACCAGTGCCATAGCCAG CACTCTTGAGTCAGGAACTGCAGTGAAGGGTGGATCACTGTCTACTCAGTTCCCCCAAAGGAGTGATGGGAAGGACCTGAAGATCCTGGTGCAGCCAGAGACCCAGCACAGAGCTCGCTATCTGACCGAGGGCAGCAGAGGTTCTGTCAAAGACCGCACACAGCAAGGATTTCCCACTGTCAAG TTGGAAGGTGTGAATGAGCCAGTTGTGCTGCAGGTGTTTGTAGCGAATGATGCAGGCAGAGTGAAGCCTCATGGATTCTACCAGGCTTGCAGAGTGACTGGACGCAACACCACTGCCTGCAAGGAGGTGGACATAGAGGGAACTACTGTTATTGAGATCCCTCTGGAGCCTAGCAATGACATGGCACTTGC GGTTGACTGTGTAGGAATTTTGAAGCTGCGTAATGCAGATGTGGAGGCCCGTATTGGCGTGGCAGGATCTAAGAAAAAGAGCACCCGTGCCAGGCTGGCTTTCAGAGTCAACATCCCCCAACCTGATGGATCTACCCTCACTCTACAGGTCCCTTCATCCCCGATCCTCTGCA CCCAGCCAGCTGGAGTGCCAGAGATCCTGAAGAAGAGTCTTCACAGCTGCtcagtgagaggaggagaggaagtttTTATTATTGGGAAGAACTTCCTCAAAGGAACCAAAGTTATTTTTCAGGAGAACATTGCAG ATGAAAATTCCTGGCAAGCTGAGGCAAAGATTGACATGGACCTTTTCCATCAG AACCATTTGATAGTGACAGTTCCTCCGTTCCACAACCAATCAATCACATCTCCCATGTCCGTGGGAGTCTTTGTGATGACCAATGCGGGTAGATCACATGACGCCCAGCCCTTTACCTACACTCCAGACTCAG CTGATAACTCAAATGTCCTGACTGTAAAAACAGAGGACCCCTCCCTGGTCAAGACGTGTATTTTTGATGGCCAGATGAAATCTATGTCCTCTGAGCGAACTGAACGCTCTGGTCAGACTTCCAAACGGCAAGAGGACACACCAATGGAAGTGTCTAGCAATCCACCACCGACAGATGTCTTCAAG CCATCCCCTGACCCTCTTGTCTCAGTGCAGCAGACCCTGGAGCTCAGCTCCAGTCCTCATCCGGGAGGAGAGTCCTTTCAGAGCCCAATGCCCCTACAACCTGAAGATGTGGAGCTTGCCCAGGCACCCCCTGTTTTCCCGAGCCTAGAGACTCTTAGCACCATACAGAAGCAAGACATTGCCCCCACAACCTCCTTCCCAGTGTCAGGAGACACTACAATCCCCCCTGTGACACCAGACGTCCCTCAGCAATTCCTTAGAGACCCTCAGGATAACCTGCCTCCTGATAATTCCAACAATAGTGGGGGGGTTGTAGTTGTGGCCATGCCTCAGTTATCAACTCCATCTCAGCCCCAGCCACAACAGTCACAGGTTCCTTTGTTCCCACAGGAAGGGGTTGCGCAGCTGGAGAGGGCAGTAAGGGAGCTACAGGCTGGAGGTAACACCACGCTCCAGCAGGTATTTGAGGCAGCTGTAGCCCATCAGCAACTAAACTCAGTGCTTTACAGCCCCACACCATCTGCAGACTCTCTTCAGCAGCACGTCCAAGAAAACATGAACAGCCTTAGATTGGGAACTGCGGATAATTCACTGTCTACACAGCAGCAGATACAGatacagcagcaacagcaaatgcaacaacaacaacagcagcagcaacagcaaatgcagcaacagcaacaacaaatgcagcagcagcagcaacagcaaatgcaacagcagcagcagcagcagcagcaacaacaaatacagcaacagtttcaacagcatcaacaactgcagcagcaacagctgcttggtaaccttcagcatcaacaacaacatcaacatctacagcagcaacagcaagtCCTTGGCAACATGCAGATCCAACAGCAACTAATATTACAGCCACAAGACCAACagcaactgcagcagcagcaactcaTGGAGAATatccaacagcagcaacagttgCAACAGAATCAGCAACAGCAAGTCCTTAACAACATCCAACTTCAGgatcagcaacaacaaaatcaaatacTTAACAATTTACAACAACATcagctgcaacagcagcagcaacaacagcaaaaccaAGCGTTGAGCAACctacaacagcagcaacaacaactgcaggagcagcaggtcTTGGAGAATTTGCAGCAGCACCTCCAGGCTGAATTGCTTCAGCCCCAGATCCACTCCACCCCCCAAGTACAGCAGCCAGTGTCCCTCCTTCAACAACCTGGAGAGCTGCTCACCATTCAGACCAGCTTCGCGACACAGCCTCCGTCCCACACATCCCCACCACAACAGCTCTTTCAATCACCCAGGCCCCTTGCTGAGACCCAGGGCTCCCAACAGCAGGTCCAGGCTGCCCTTCTCCAGAATACACTGACTGTTCTGACCACTGGCAGTCTCAACTCAGAGCAGCAGTCGACTGGGTCAGCCCTTTACCTTTCCCCCAACCCTccccaacaacagcaacagcagcagctggcatTCATCTCATCCATGGAGACATCTACTAGCCAGCCCCAGTCTGTTGCAATGTTTCACAACCAACCCCAAGCTCAGCTTTCCCAAATGCAGCAACAGAGCACCCctatggagcagcagcagtctgcacAACAGAACCAACAACAGCCACCACAGCTTCCAATGGGCCAGCAGGGCTCCTTGTTCCAAAGTATTCCAAACCACTCACAGGCTAACCCTGTCCCCCAGAACCAACTCTCCCAACCCCAGCAGACGGGTTTGCTCCTCTGCACGACAGATCTTAACCCGCAGGCTATTCCCCCAACTATTCTCTTCAGCACCCAGACCCAAGGCCCTTCCCCTATAGGGAGCATTAGCGTTGGAATCCCTCAGCCAGACCCAGCAGAGCCAATGTCCTTCCAAGACCAGAGCTCCTCAGGCAGCAACTCCACTTCCAACGAGAACCGACAGCAGAGTCTGTTCCAGGAGCAGCAGCCAATGCAATTGGGACCAAGCTCCAGCAGTGTCCAAAGCAGTCAACCTGTGGAGCTGTTCCTTCCACAGACATCTCTGTCTAGCCTGCAGAGCACAATTGTCTCACAGGAGCTGAGCAACCAGGCCCCAGCCCCTGGTACAACCATCTTTGTGGTTCAAGGTAGTGTGGGTGTCGTTGCCAGCCCTGGCCAACAGCCCCCAGAGCAGCTTTTCCAAACAACCGTGGGGGGGAATGTGGCTCCACAAGGACAAGccaacctgtttgtgtttggtatCCAGAATG aCTCGCCGCAGTTGCTCAATTCCTCCGGAGCCTCCTTGCCAGCTCAAAGCCAGCCCCAGAACTCCAGTCACATGCAGCCTCTGCTGGACCAGCCCATGGTCCAAGCTGCCGCCTCAATGCCAGCTGCCATGCACGGCAGCCTACAAAACACTCTCCAGGCTCAAATGCAGTCCAGCTCAGAGAACGCCATGCAGACCAGCCTACAAAATGcaatgcagacaaacacacaaactgcccTGCAGTCCAGCTTACAGTCAACCATAGAAACAAGCCTGCCAACTCCAATGCAGACCAATCTACAGACACAGATGCAGAGCAGCTTACAGAATCAAATGCAGGCCTCATTATCTGTATCGTCCAGCATGGATAAAATTGAAGACCTACTGGAAAGCCTACAGAAGTAG
- the nfat5a gene encoding nuclear factor of activated T-cells 5a isoform X1: MPSDFESLLSSDLDLNSPKSLYSKESVYDLLPKELQLQPSSTQTDPPTMSQKSGGEPGPPPAAALASDATSCNSTPSASSSLGMGVPSSGPSTSSSDHLKAHHLQSTGGEGAGVSEMQGMEGAVSGPSRGNSGANTAAGDIGSGVLSGLGVQQPQNTPSKRRPVLSISPPPEDLFDDSQMSCQEEPTVSGPPGPDSEHSSSMWADDSVSNFSLISSISYNDNTEVPRKSRKRTPRQRPGPKPAPPEDSMDVFDADSAKAPHFVLSQLGTDKTSAIASTLESGTAVKGGSLSTQFPQRSDGKDLKILVQPETQHRARYLTEGSRGSVKDRTQQGFPTVKLEGVNEPVVLQVFVANDAGRVKPHGFYQACRVTGRNTTACKEVDIEGTTVIEIPLEPSNDMALAVDCVGILKLRNADVEARIGVAGSKKKSTRARLAFRVNIPQPDGSTLTLQVPSSPILCTQPAGVPEILKKSLHSCSVRGGEEVFIIGKNFLKGTKVIFQENIADENSWQAEAKIDMDLFHQNHLIVTVPPFHNQSITSPMSVGVFVMTNAGRSHDAQPFTYTPDSADNSNVLTVKTEDPSLVKTCIFDGQMKSMSSERTERSGQTSKRQEDTPMEVSSNPPPTDVFKPSPDPLVSVQQTLELSSSPHPGGESFQSPMPLQPEDVELAQAPPVFPSLETLSTIQKQDIAPTTSFPVSGDTTIPPVTPDVPQQFLRDPQDNLPPDNSNNSGGVVVVAMPQLSTPSQPQPQQSQVPLFPQEGVAQLERAVRELQAGGNTTLQQVFEAAVAHQQLNSVLYSPTPSADSLQQHVQENMNSLRLGTADNSLSTQQQIQIQQQQQMQQQQQQQQQQMQQQQQQMQQQQQQQMQQQQQQQQQQQIQQQFQQHQQLQQQQLLGNLQHQQQHQHLQQQQQVLGNMQIQQQLILQPQDQQQLQQQQLMENIQQQQQLQQNQQQQVLNNIQLQDQQQQNQILNNLQQHQLQQQQQQQQNQALSNLQQQQQQLQEQQVLENLQQHLQAELLQPQIHSTPQVQQPVSLLQQPGELLTIQTSFATQPPSHTSPPQQLFQSPRPLAETQGSQQQVQAALLQNTLTVLTTGSLNSEQQSTGSALYLSPNPPQQQQQQQLAFISSMETSTSQPQSVAMFHNQPQAQLSQMQQQSTPMEQQQSAQQNQQQPPQLPMGQQGSLFQSIPNHSQANPVPQNQLSQPQQTGLLLCTTDLNPQAIPPTILFSTQTQGPSPIGSISVGIPQPDPAEPMSFQDQSSSGSNSTSNENRQQSLFQEQQPMQLGPSSSSVQSSQPVELFLPQTSLSSLQSTIVSQELSNQAPAPGTTIFVVQGSVGVVASPGQQPPEQLFQTTVGGNVAPQGQANLFVFGIQNDSPQLLNSSGASLPAQSQPQNSSHMQPLLDQPMVQAAASMPAAMHGSLQNTLQAQMQSSSENAMQTSLQNAMQTNTQTALQSSLQSTIETSLPTPMQTNLQTQMQSSLQNQMQASLSVSSSMDKIEDLLESLQK; encoded by the exons ATGCCACCTCTTGCAACTCCACCccttctgcctcttcctccctggGCATGGGAGTCCCATCCAGTGGcccctctacctcctcctcagACCATCTCAAGGCCCATCATCTCCAGTCCACTGGAGGGGAAGGAGCTGGTGTTTCAGAGATGCAAGGTATGGAGGGAGCTGTATCTGGCCCCAGCAGAGGCAATAGCGGAGCAAACACCGCCGCAGGAGACATAGGGTCAGGAGTGTTGTCAGGGCTAGGAGTCCAGCAGCCTCAGAACACCCCATCAAAACGGAGGCCCGTGTTGAGCATATCCCCACCACCTGAGGATCTGTTTGACGACAGCCAGATGTCATGTCAAGAGGAGCCTACAGTATCTGGTCCACCAGGTCCAGACTCAGAACATAGCAGCAGCATGTGGGCTGATGACTCAGTCTCCAACTTCAGCTTGATCAGCTCCATCTCCTACAACGACAACACAGAGGTGCCACGCAAATCTAGAAAACGAACCCCTCGCCAGCGGCCTGGCCCAAAGCCTGCTCCTCCAGAGGACAGCATGGATGTGTTTGATGCTGACAGCGCCAAGGCCCCTCACTTTGTCCTATCCCAGCTGGGCACAGACAAGACCAGTGCCATAGCCAG CACTCTTGAGTCAGGAACTGCAGTGAAGGGTGGATCACTGTCTACTCAGTTCCCCCAAAGGAGTGATGGGAAGGACCTGAAGATCCTGGTGCAGCCAGAGACCCAGCACAGAGCTCGCTATCTGACCGAGGGCAGCAGAGGTTCTGTCAAAGACCGCACACAGCAAGGATTTCCCACTGTCAAG TTGGAAGGTGTGAATGAGCCAGTTGTGCTGCAGGTGTTTGTAGCGAATGATGCAGGCAGAGTGAAGCCTCATGGATTCTACCAGGCTTGCAGAGTGACTGGACGCAACACCACTGCCTGCAAGGAGGTGGACATAGAGGGAACTACTGTTATTGAGATCCCTCTGGAGCCTAGCAATGACATGGCACTTGC GGTTGACTGTGTAGGAATTTTGAAGCTGCGTAATGCAGATGTGGAGGCCCGTATTGGCGTGGCAGGATCTAAGAAAAAGAGCACCCGTGCCAGGCTGGCTTTCAGAGTCAACATCCCCCAACCTGATGGATCTACCCTCACTCTACAGGTCCCTTCATCCCCGATCCTCTGCA CCCAGCCAGCTGGAGTGCCAGAGATCCTGAAGAAGAGTCTTCACAGCTGCtcagtgagaggaggagaggaagtttTTATTATTGGGAAGAACTTCCTCAAAGGAACCAAAGTTATTTTTCAGGAGAACATTGCAG ATGAAAATTCCTGGCAAGCTGAGGCAAAGATTGACATGGACCTTTTCCATCAG AACCATTTGATAGTGACAGTTCCTCCGTTCCACAACCAATCAATCACATCTCCCATGTCCGTGGGAGTCTTTGTGATGACCAATGCGGGTAGATCACATGACGCCCAGCCCTTTACCTACACTCCAGACTCAG CTGATAACTCAAATGTCCTGACTGTAAAAACAGAGGACCCCTCCCTGGTCAAGACGTGTATTTTTGATGGCCAGATGAAATCTATGTCCTCTGAGCGAACTGAACGCTCTGGTCAGACTTCCAAACGGCAAGAGGACACACCAATGGAAGTGTCTAGCAATCCACCACCGACAGATGTCTTCAAG CCATCCCCTGACCCTCTTGTCTCAGTGCAGCAGACCCTGGAGCTCAGCTCCAGTCCTCATCCGGGAGGAGAGTCCTTTCAGAGCCCAATGCCCCTACAACCTGAAGATGTGGAGCTTGCCCAGGCACCCCCTGTTTTCCCGAGCCTAGAGACTCTTAGCACCATACAGAAGCAAGACATTGCCCCCACAACCTCCTTCCCAGTGTCAGGAGACACTACAATCCCCCCTGTGACACCAGACGTCCCTCAGCAATTCCTTAGAGACCCTCAGGATAACCTGCCTCCTGATAATTCCAACAATAGTGGGGGGGTTGTAGTTGTGGCCATGCCTCAGTTATCAACTCCATCTCAGCCCCAGCCACAACAGTCACAGGTTCCTTTGTTCCCACAGGAAGGGGTTGCGCAGCTGGAGAGGGCAGTAAGGGAGCTACAGGCTGGAGGTAACACCACGCTCCAGCAGGTATTTGAGGCAGCTGTAGCCCATCAGCAACTAAACTCAGTGCTTTACAGCCCCACACCATCTGCAGACTCTCTTCAGCAGCACGTCCAAGAAAACATGAACAGCCTTAGATTGGGAACTGCGGATAATTCACTGTCTACACAGCAGCAGATACAGatacagcagcaacagcaaatgcaacaacaacaacagcagcagcaacagcaaatgcagcaacagcaacaacaaatgcagcagcagcagcaacagcaaatgcaacagcagcagcagcagcagcagcaacaacaaatacagcaacagtttcaacagcatcaacaactgcagcagcaacagctgcttggtaaccttcagcatcaacaacaacatcaacatctacagcagcaacagcaagtCCTTGGCAACATGCAGATCCAACAGCAACTAATATTACAGCCACAAGACCAACagcaactgcagcagcagcaactcaTGGAGAATatccaacagcagcaacagttgCAACAGAATCAGCAACAGCAAGTCCTTAACAACATCCAACTTCAGgatcagcaacaacaaaatcaaatacTTAACAATTTACAACAACATcagctgcaacagcagcagcaacaacagcaaaaccaAGCGTTGAGCAACctacaacagcagcaacaacaactgcaggagcagcaggtcTTGGAGAATTTGCAGCAGCACCTCCAGGCTGAATTGCTTCAGCCCCAGATCCACTCCACCCCCCAAGTACAGCAGCCAGTGTCCCTCCTTCAACAACCTGGAGAGCTGCTCACCATTCAGACCAGCTTCGCGACACAGCCTCCGTCCCACACATCCCCACCACAACAGCTCTTTCAATCACCCAGGCCCCTTGCTGAGACCCAGGGCTCCCAACAGCAGGTCCAGGCTGCCCTTCTCCAGAATACACTGACTGTTCTGACCACTGGCAGTCTCAACTCAGAGCAGCAGTCGACTGGGTCAGCCCTTTACCTTTCCCCCAACCCTccccaacaacagcaacagcagcagctggcatTCATCTCATCCATGGAGACATCTACTAGCCAGCCCCAGTCTGTTGCAATGTTTCACAACCAACCCCAAGCTCAGCTTTCCCAAATGCAGCAACAGAGCACCCctatggagcagcagcagtctgcacAACAGAACCAACAACAGCCACCACAGCTTCCAATGGGCCAGCAGGGCTCCTTGTTCCAAAGTATTCCAAACCACTCACAGGCTAACCCTGTCCCCCAGAACCAACTCTCCCAACCCCAGCAGACGGGTTTGCTCCTCTGCACGACAGATCTTAACCCGCAGGCTATTCCCCCAACTATTCTCTTCAGCACCCAGACCCAAGGCCCTTCCCCTATAGGGAGCATTAGCGTTGGAATCCCTCAGCCAGACCCAGCAGAGCCAATGTCCTTCCAAGACCAGAGCTCCTCAGGCAGCAACTCCACTTCCAACGAGAACCGACAGCAGAGTCTGTTCCAGGAGCAGCAGCCAATGCAATTGGGACCAAGCTCCAGCAGTGTCCAAAGCAGTCAACCTGTGGAGCTGTTCCTTCCACAGACATCTCTGTCTAGCCTGCAGAGCACAATTGTCTCACAGGAGCTGAGCAACCAGGCCCCAGCCCCTGGTACAACCATCTTTGTGGTTCAAGGTAGTGTGGGTGTCGTTGCCAGCCCTGGCCAACAGCCCCCAGAGCAGCTTTTCCAAACAACCGTGGGGGGGAATGTGGCTCCACAAGGACAAGccaacctgtttgtgtttggtatCCAGAATG aCTCGCCGCAGTTGCTCAATTCCTCCGGAGCCTCCTTGCCAGCTCAAAGCCAGCCCCAGAACTCCAGTCACATGCAGCCTCTGCTGGACCAGCCCATGGTCCAAGCTGCCGCCTCAATGCCAGCTGCCATGCACGGCAGCCTACAAAACACTCTCCAGGCTCAAATGCAGTCCAGCTCAGAGAACGCCATGCAGACCAGCCTACAAAATGcaatgcagacaaacacacaaactgcccTGCAGTCCAGCTTACAGTCAACCATAGAAACAAGCCTGCCAACTCCAATGCAGACCAATCTACAGACACAGATGCAGAGCAGCTTACAGAATCAAATGCAGGCCTCATTATCTGTATCGTCCAGCATGGATAAAATTGAAGACCTACTGGAAAGCCTACAGAAGTAG